CGGATGCAGAGGATGCCGCACAATTCACCATGCGCACCCGCCTTGGGACTCATCGCGACACCATGCATTCCGGTCAGTTCGATCAGCCAGTGCGCCAGCTCGTTGACGACTTCCAGCGCGCCGCGCACCGTATCGACTGGCTGTAGAGGATGCACGTCGGCGAAGCCGGGCATCCGCGCCACCTTTTCGTTGAGGCGCGGATTGTGCTTCATGGTGCAGCTGCCGAGCGGAAAGAGCCCGAGATCGATGGCGTAGTTCTGGCGGCTGAGGCGCGTATAATGGCGCACGGTTTCCGGCTCCGACAGGCCGGGCAGGCCGATCGGCGCGCTGCGCTCCATTCCGCCCAGGCGGTTCGTGCCGCCCACCGGTTCCGGCAGGTCGACGCCGGTGCTGCCGTTTCCGGCGATCTCGAAAATCAGCGGCTCTTCCAGCATCAGCGCGCGATTTCCCGTCACGGTGTCAGGTCCGCTCACGGCGTTGTGACCTTCGACCGGAGTGCCCGGCTTCCAGCCGGACGCGTTTGGCGTTTTGGTGGGCGCGTTCATGCGAGCACTCCTTCCAGTGCGGAGGCAAGCGTTTCGATATCCTCCTCGCTCGTCGTTTCGGTGACGGCGACCAGCAAACCGTCGGCGAGATCGGCATTGTTCGGGAACAAACGCCCCAGCGACACGCCGGCAAGGATATCGTCCCCGGTCAGTTTGCGGACCACATCGCGCGCATCGGTGCCGAGGCGCAGGGTGAATTCGTTAAAGAAACTGTCGTTGAGCACGCTCACGCCCGGGACCTTGGCCAACCGGTCGGCGGCGAGACAGGCGAGGCGGTGGTTCTCCGCCGCCAGCGCCCGCAGGCCCTTCTCGCCCAGCAGCGTCATGTGGACGCTGAACGCAAGCGCGCAGAGGCCGGAGTTGGTGCAGATGTTGCTGGTCGCCTTCTCGCGACGGATGTGCTGCTCGCGCGTCGAGAGGGTGAGCACGAAGCCGCGCTTGCCCGACGCATCGACGGTCTCGCCGCACAGCCGGCCCGGCATCTGGCGGACATGCTTGGGATCGCGCACCGCGAAAAGGCCCAGATAAGGCCCGCCGAACTGCAGGCCGACTCCGATCGACTGCCCTTCGCCGACGACGATGTCCGCCCCCTGCTCGCCCGGCGATTTTACCGCGCCGAGCGCCACCGGCTCGGTGTTCACGACAATCAGCAGCGCACCCTTCTCATGCGCGGCGTCGGCAATTTGCTGCAGATTGGTCAGTCGGCCCAGAATGTCCGGGCACTGCACAACCACGCAGGACGTCTGATCGTCGATCCGGGAAACGAGCCCATCGACATCGGGAGAAGGCGTAAGCGAGGGTGCGGCACCCGCAATCTCGTCCTCGGTGAACTTCGCCATGGTCTTCACGACCTCGGCATAGTGCGGGTGCAGCGCGCCCGAGAGGACCACACGCTTCTTCTTCGTCACGCGCCCGGCCATCGCCACCGCTTCCCAGCATGCGGTCGAGCCGTCATACATCGAGGCGTTGGCCACCGCGCAGCCATAGAGGCGCGCGACCTGGCTCTGGAATTCGAACAGCATCTGCAGCGTGCCCTGCGCGATTTCCGGCTGGTAGGGCGTGTAGGCGGTCAGGAACTCGCCGCGCTGGATAATGTGATCGACGCTCGCCGGGACGTGGTGGCGATAGGCCCCCGCCCCGCAGAAGAACGCCGCGTCCGCCGCGGCAAGGTTCTTCTTCGAGAGCCGCCGCATGTGCTTCTCGACGGCCATTTCGCTCGCATGCATCGGCAGGCCCGCGATCGGACCGTCTAGCCGAGCTTCTGGCGGCACGTCGACAAACAGATCGTCGATCGAACTTGCGCCGATCCGCGAGAGCATCTCGCCGCGATCGGCATGGGTCAGGGGTAGGTAGCGCATCGTATGATCCCGTCATCCCGGCGCGGCCGGGCCTCGGTTAGAGTCCGTCGCAGAAGCTCTTGTAGGCGGCCTTGTCCATCAGGCCATCGAGCTGGCTCTTGTCGGCAATCGTCAGCTTGAAGAACCAGCCGTCATCCTCGGGCGAGGAATTGACCAGCGAGGGATCGTCGTCGAGCGACCCGTTCGTTTCGGTCACTTCGCCGCTGATCGGGGCGTAGACGTCGCTCGCCGCCTTGACGCTCTCGACCACGGCGGCGTCCTTGCCCTTGTCGACCGTCGCGCCGACCTCGGGCAGTTCGACGAAGACGATATCGCCGAGCTGTTCCTGCGCATAATCGGTGATGCCGACAGTGGCGGTGTCACCCTCGACGTCGATCCATTCGTGTTCTTCGGTGAAATAGCGGGCCATCTCAGTTTCCTCGATAATAGTTGTGCGGCACGAAGGGCATCGCGGTGACCTTCGCGGAAAGTCGCTTGTTACGAACCATCACGGCGAGTTCGGTTCCGACATCGGCATGGGCCTTGTCGACATAGGCCATGGCGATCGGGCGGCCGAGCGTGGGTGAGAAACCGCCGCTGGTGACCGCACCGACGCGTTCCTCCCCGGCGAAGACCTCGGCGCCTTCACGCGCGGGCAACCGTCCATCGAGAACCAGGCCGACACGAAAGCTGGTCGGGCCATTCTTGAGCGCGGCGGAAATCTGCGCGTGGCCGTGATAGCCGCCCTCCTCGCGACGCTTCTTGCTGAGCGCGAAGGTGAGGTCGGCGCTTACCGGATCGATCTCGGCGGTGAGGTCGTGACCATAGAGCGGCAGGCCGGCTTCGAGACGCAAGCTGTCGCGCGCGCCGAGCCCGGCGGGACGCACCTCGATCTCGGCGCAGAGGCGGTCCGCCAGTGGCTGGACGAACTCCGCGGGAACGGAAATCTCGAACCCGTCCTCTCCGGTATAGCCCGCCCGGGTAATCCGCAGCGGCCATTCGCCGAAATCGTAAAGCACCGACTGCATGAAGACTAGGCTTTCGGGCACGCCGCGCATCACCCGGCCTAGCGCATTGGTGGCCTTGGGACCCTGCAATGCGATCAGCGCATGGTCTTCCATGTGGTTGAGGGTCACATCGTCGGCGAGATGCTCGCGCAGGAAGGCGATGTCATCGTGCTTGGTCGCGCCGTTGACGACCACGTAATAAGCCGGCTCGCCCCAGCGGCCCGCTTCGATCTCGGCGCCGTCCTCGTCCAGGACCGGCTCGATCCACGGCGTGGCGTTGGTCACCATCAGATCATCGAGAACGCCGCCTTCCTCGTTGAGCAGCAGCGAATAGCGCACCCGGCCCGGCTTCAGCGAGGCGATCGCACCGGGCAGCAATTTCTCGAGTTCGGCCGCTGCATGCTCGCCGGTGAGCATGAGCTGGCCCATATGGCTGACATCGAACAGGCTCGCCTGGCTCCGGGTCCAGTCATGCTCGGCGACGATACCGCCGCCCTGATCCTTGTTGTACTGGATCGGCATGTGATAGCCGGCGAAGCCAACCATGCGCGCGCCCTTGCTGCGATGCCAGTCGTTGAGCGGCAGGTTTTCCAGTTTCTCGTTTTCGTCGCTCAAGGCCCGTCCCCGCAAAGCATGGCGACGCCTCGCGGCGCCCGGATGATCCATGCCCCCTCTGTCGGGAAACCTGAGAGCTTAGCCGTGCCGCGATGGCATGGCCTTCCCCTTCGGTGGCAACGCGCGAAGCCGCGCGTGGCGCTTTCCAGAGTGTCGATGGGTGCGCGCGGTCCCTGGTGCCTGAGAGTTTCCGGGGCGGTTGCTCCTTCGGCGCCGGCCGGCCCGTCGAACACGACTTGCCGAAACGGTCTCTCCCGTGCGCGCCCGCCACCGAATCGCTCCTGCGGCCGACGCCGGTTCCCTGCGCGAATAGCCCGCCCCGGTCAATCGAGATTGGGGCGAAGCCAGCGCGTCGCCGTCTCGATATCCACACCGCGACGTGCCGCGTATTCCTCGAGCTGGTCCCGCCCGATCGTCGCGACACCGAAATACGAGCTTTCGGGGTGGCCGAAATAAAATCCGCTGACTGCCGCGGTGGGAAGCATCGCGAAGCTCTCGGTCAGCGTCAGCCCGGTGTTGTCCTGCGCCCGCAGCATCTCGAACAGCAGCGGCTTGAGGCTGTGATCGGGACAGGCGGGATAGCCCGGCGCCGGACGGATGCCGCGATACCGCTCCTTGATCAGCGCTTCGTTGGTGAATTGCTCGTCCGGCGCATAGCCCCACAGATCGGTGCGGACATGCTGGTGCAGGCGCTCGGCGAAAGCCTCGGCGAAGCGGTCGGCGAGTGCCTTGAGCATGATGTCGGAGTAATCGTCGTTCGCTTGCTTGAAGCGCTTCGACGGCTCGTCGATACCGTGCAATCCAACCGCGAAACCGCCTAACCAGTCGCCGTCGGGATCGACGAAATCCGCCAGGCAGAAATTGGCCCGGCCCCGGCTTTTACTGACCTGCTGGCGAAGCATCGGAAGGCGGGTGCTGCGCTCGTTGGTGCGGTCGAGATCGGGGATCGGCTCGTCGGGAAAATGCCCGCCGTCCTTGCTGACCCGATCCTGGACGTGGCCGTGATGGACGACGATGTCGTCCCCGTCGCGGTGGCAGGGCCACAATCCCGCTACACCACGCGCGGTAAGCCATTTCTCCTCGACAATCCGGTCAAGCATTGCCTGCGCATCCACCCACAGGCTGCGCGCGCTCTCGCCGACGATCTCGTCGTTCAGGATCGCGGGGAAGTTTCCGTGCAGTTCCCAGGCGCGGAAGAAGGGCGTCCAGTCTATATAGTCGCGCAGATCGGCAAGCGGCCAGCTGTCGAACACATGCAGCCCGGGCCGCAGCGGGTCCGCCGGCTTCTCGCCGAAATCGATCTCGGCAGAATTGGCGCGCGCATCGGCGAGGGGCAGGAGCTTGCTGCCCCCCTTGCCGGCGCGCTTTTCCCGCACGCTTTCGTAATCGTCGGCTACCTCGCCCACATAGGCGTCGCGCTGGGTATCGGAGAGCAGCTTGCTGGCGACCCCGACTGCGCGACTGGCGTCGAGGACATGGATCACAGGCCCGGCATAGGCAGGGTCGATCCTGAGCGCGGTGTGCACTTTGCTGGTGGTCGCCCCGCCGATAAGGAGCGGCATGGTCATCTCGGCCCGGGCCATTTCCTCGGCCACCGTCACCATCTCGTCGAGCGAGGGGGTGATGAGGCCGGACAGGCCGATCATGTCCGCCTCGTTCTCGTTCGCCGCCTCGAGGATCTGGGACCAGGGCACCATCACGCCCAGATCGATCACCTCGTAGCCGTTGCACTGGAGGACCACGCCGACGATGTTCTTGCCGATATCGTGAACGTCGCCCTTCACGGTCGCCATTATGATCTTGCCCTTGGCCTTGGCGCTCGCTTCCTTCTCCGCCTCGATGAAGGGGATGAGATGAGCGACCGCCTTCTTCATGACGCGGGCGGATTTGACCACCTGCGGCAGGAACATCTTGCCGCTACCGAACAGATCGCCGACCACGTTCATGCCGTCCATCAGCGGCCCCTCGATCACCTCGATCGGGCGGCCGCCGCGCTCGAAGATGAGCTGGCGGGCCTGCTCGGTATCGTCGACGATGTGCGCGTCGATCCCCTTGACCAGAGCGTGTTCGAGCCGCTTGATCACGTCCCAGCCGCGCCATTCGGCCGCCTCTTTCTCGGCCCTGACGTCGGTGCCGCGGAACCTTTCGGCGAGTGAGATCAGCCTCTCGGTCGGCGTCTGTTCGGACGAGCGCGCTGGCCGATTGAGGATCACGTCCTCGCAGGCCTCGCGCAATTCCGGATCGATCTGGTCGTAGACGTCGAGCTGTCCGGCATTGACGATCGCCATGTCGAGCCCGGCCGGAATGGCGTGGTAGAGGAAGACCGAATGCATCGCGCGGCGCACCGGCTCGTTGCCGCGAAAACTGAAGGAGAGATTGGAAAGCCCGCCCGAAAAATGCGCGTGCGGGCACAGTTCGCGCAGCTCCGCGACCGCCTCTATAAAATCGAGACCGTAGCGGTCGTGTTCCTCGATCCCCGTCGCCACGGCGAAGATGTTGGCATCGAAGATGATGTCCTCGGGTGGAAAGCCGTCTGCCACCAGCAATTCATAGGCGCGCTTGCAGATCTCGACCTTGCGCGCCTTGGTATCGGCCTGACCGGTCTCGTCGAAGGCCATGACCACCGCTGCCGCACCGTAATCCATGCATTTGCGGGCGTGGTGAAGGAAAGCGTCCTCCCCCTCCTTCATGCTGATCGAATTGACGATCGGCTTGCCCGACACGCATTTGAGCCCGGCCTCGATCACCTCCCACTTTGAACTGTCGATCATCACCGGCACCCGAGCGATGTCGGGTTCGGCGGCGATGAGCTTGAGGAAGGTGGTCATCGCCTCGACCGCGTCGAGGAGACCTTCGTCCATGTTGACGTCGATGATCTGCGCGCCGTTCTCGACCTGCTGGCGCGCGACCTCGACTGCGGCGGAATAGTCGCCCGCCATGATCAGCT
The genomic region above belongs to Qipengyuania spongiae and contains:
- the gcvPA gene encoding aminomethyl-transferring glycine dehydrogenase subunit GcvPA, whose translation is MRYLPLTHADRGEMLSRIGASSIDDLFVDVPPEARLDGPIAGLPMHASEMAVEKHMRRLSKKNLAAADAAFFCGAGAYRHHVPASVDHIIQRGEFLTAYTPYQPEIAQGTLQMLFEFQSQVARLYGCAVANASMYDGSTACWEAVAMAGRVTKKKRVVLSGALHPHYAEVVKTMAKFTEDEIAGAAPSLTPSPDVDGLVSRIDDQTSCVVVQCPDILGRLTNLQQIADAAHEKGALLIVVNTEPVALGAVKSPGEQGADIVVGEGQSIGVGLQFGGPYLGLFAVRDPKHVRQMPGRLCGETVDASGKRGFVLTLSTREQHIRREKATSNICTNSGLCALAFSVHMTLLGEKGLRALAAENHRLACLAADRLAKVPGVSVLNDSFFNEFTLRLGTDARDVVRKLTGDDILAGVSLGRLFPNNADLADGLLVAVTETTSEEDIETLASALEGVLA
- the gcvH gene encoding glycine cleavage system protein GcvH, encoding MARYFTEEHEWIDVEGDTATVGITDYAQEQLGDIVFVELPEVGATVDKGKDAAVVESVKAASDVYAPISGEVTETNGSLDDDPSLVNSSPEDDGWFFKLTIADKSQLDGLMDKAAYKSFCDGL
- the gcvT gene encoding glycine cleavage system aminomethyltransferase GcvT; this encodes MSDENEKLENLPLNDWHRSKGARMVGFAGYHMPIQYNKDQGGGIVAEHDWTRSQASLFDVSHMGQLMLTGEHAAAELEKLLPGAIASLKPGRVRYSLLLNEEGGVLDDLMVTNATPWIEPVLDEDGAEIEAGRWGEPAYYVVVNGATKHDDIAFLREHLADDVTLNHMEDHALIALQGPKATNALGRVMRGVPESLVFMQSVLYDFGEWPLRITRAGYTGEDGFEISVPAEFVQPLADRLCAEIEVRPAGLGARDSLRLEAGLPLYGHDLTAEIDPVSADLTFALSKKRREEGGYHGHAQISAALKNGPTSFRVGLVLDGRLPAREGAEVFAGEERVGAVTSGGFSPTLGRPIAMAYVDKAHADVGTELAVMVRNKRLSAKVTAMPFVPHNYYRGN
- the metH gene encoding methionine synthase, with product MNDISTSRFVNVGERTNVTGSAAFKKLIMAGDYSAAVEVARQQVENGAQIIDVNMDEGLLDAVEAMTTFLKLIAAEPDIARVPVMIDSSKWEVIEAGLKCVSGKPIVNSISMKEGEDAFLHHARKCMDYGAAAVVMAFDETGQADTKARKVEICKRAYELLVADGFPPEDIIFDANIFAVATGIEEHDRYGLDFIEAVAELRELCPHAHFSGGLSNLSFSFRGNEPVRRAMHSVFLYHAIPAGLDMAIVNAGQLDVYDQIDPELREACEDVILNRPARSSEQTPTERLISLAERFRGTDVRAEKEAAEWRGWDVIKRLEHALVKGIDAHIVDDTEQARQLIFERGGRPIEVIEGPLMDGMNVVGDLFGSGKMFLPQVVKSARVMKKAVAHLIPFIEAEKEASAKAKGKIIMATVKGDVHDIGKNIVGVVLQCNGYEVIDLGVMVPWSQILEAANENEADMIGLSGLITPSLDEMVTVAEEMARAEMTMPLLIGGATTSKVHTALRIDPAYAGPVIHVLDASRAVGVASKLLSDTQRDAYVGEVADDYESVREKRAGKGGSKLLPLADARANSAEIDFGEKPADPLRPGLHVFDSWPLADLRDYIDWTPFFRAWELHGNFPAILNDEIVGESARSLWVDAQAMLDRIVEEKWLTARGVAGLWPCHRDGDDIVVHHGHVQDRVSKDGGHFPDEPIPDLDRTNERSTRLPMLRQQVSKSRGRANFCLADFVDPDGDWLGGFAVGLHGIDEPSKRFKQANDDYSDIMLKALADRFAEAFAERLHQHVRTDLWGYAPDEQFTNEALIKERYRGIRPAPGYPACPDHSLKPLLFEMLRAQDNTGLTLTESFAMLPTAAVSGFYFGHPESSYFGVATIGRDQLEEYAARRGVDIETATRWLRPNLD